GACCAGTTCGTCGAGCGAGCGCGAGAGGCGGGCGTCGTCGAGCGGCAGGTAGGCGACCTGGTCGGCGCCCGACGGCAGGTGGCGCAGGTCGTCTTCCTGGCGCGCCGGCTTGGGCGCGCTGGTGGCGCCCCATTCGTTGCCTTCCCAGTCGCCGGGCGGCAGCGCGTCGAGCACGTGCGGGGTGGCTTCGGCGGTGGTGCGCGCGTTGCGCACGACGCCGGCGGCGTCGTACACGGCGTCCGGATTGACGGCGGCCAGGCGGCCCCAGGCGAACGCGGTGCGGTTCATCTCGACCGCGGCACCGTTCAACTCCACCGCGCGCATCAGCGACTCGAACGACAGCGGCACCAGGCCGCGCTGCCAGGCGTAGCCCAGCATGAACAGGTTGCTGGCAATGGCGTCGCCCATCAGCGCGTTGGCGAGCTGGGTGGCGTCGACCATGTGCAGTGCGGCGTCGGCGGCGGCGGCGCCTTCGTCGGCGTCGCTACCGAGCGCCTGGCGCACGGCGCTGGCGATGTCGGCGGCCGGGAACTGCATGTCCGGGCGCGTGGTGAAGCTGCCCGGCATCGCCTCATGGCTGTTGAGCACCACCTGCGAACGGCCGGCGCGGATCTTCGACAGCGCCCAGTAGTCGTTGACCACCACCATGTCGCAGCCCAGCACCAGGTCGGCCTCGCCGGCGGCGATGCGCGAGGCGTGGATGTTGTCCGGCGCCTGCGCGATGCGGATGTGGGTGGTCACCGCGCCGCCCTTCTGGGCGAGCCCGGTCTGGTCGAGCACCGTGGAGCCACGGCCTTCCAGGTGCCCGGCCATGCCGATCAGCGCGCCGATGGTCACCACGCCCGTGCCGCCGACGCCGGTGATCAGGATGTTCCAGGGCTGCGCGAGGTCGCTGGCGAACACCGGCGCCGGCAGGTTGGCCAGCAGCTCCGCGGCGTTGACCTTGCGGCCCTTGCGCGGCTTGCCGCCGAGCACGGTGACGAAGCTCGGGCAGAAGCCCTCGACGCAGCTGTAGTCCTTGTTGCAGTTGGACTGGTCGATCTCGCGCTTGCGGCCGAACTCGGTTTCCTTGGGCAGCACCGAGACGCAGAACGACTTCTTGCCGCAGTCGCCGCAGCCCTCGCACACCAGGGTGTTCACGAACACGCGCTTCTGCGGGTCCACCAGCTTGCCGCGCTTGCGGCGGCGGCGCTTCTCGGTGGCGCAGGTCTGGTCGAAGATCAGCACGCTGGTGCCCTTCACTTCGCGCAGGCGCTTCTGCACGGCGTCGAGCTCGCGGCGGTCATGGAAGGTGACGCCGGCCGGGAAGATCGAGGGGTCGCTCCACTTCTCGATCTCGTCGGACAGCAGCGCGATCACCTCCACGCCTTCGCTCTTCACCTGGTGCGCGATCTGCGGCACCGACAGCGTGCCGTCCACCGGCTGCCCGCCGGTCATGGCCACGGCGTCGTTGTAGAGGATCTTGTAGGTGATGTTGACGCCGGTGGCGATCGACTGGCGGATGGCCAGCGTGCCGGAGTGGAAGTAGGTGCCGTCGCCGAGGTTCTGGAACACGTGCGGCGTTTCGGTGAACGGCGCCTGCCCCGACCAGGTGACGCCTTCGCCACCCATGTGGGTGAAGGTGTCGGTGCTGCGGTCCATCCACGTGACCATGTAATGGCAGCCGATGCCGGCCATCGCGCGCGAGCCCTCCGGCACCACGGTGGAGCTGTTGTGCGGGCAGCCGGAGCAGTAGTGCGGCACGCGCGGGAACTGCGCGCGCGGCAGCGCCAGCGCGCCTTCCTTCTCTTCCATCCAGCGCAGCACGTCGCGCATGTGTTCGGAATCATGGAAGCGCTGGATGCGGCGCGCGATCACCGCGGCGATCGTCGCCGGCGTGAGCTCGCCGGTGCTCGGCAGGATCCACTCGCCGGCCTCGTCGTACTTGCCGACGATGCTCGGCCGGCGGCCGCCGTCGAGGCCGAAGTCGAAGTTGTAGAACAGCTCCTTCATCTGGCTTTCGATGAAGGCGTGCTTCTCCTCCACCACCAGGATGTCCTCCAGGCCACGCGCGAACGCGCGGATGCCCACCGGCTCCAGCGGCCAGGTCATGCCGACCTTGTAGACGCGGATGCCGAGCTCCGCGCAGGCGCGTGCATCCAGGCCCAGGTATTCCAGCGCCTGCAGGACGTCGAGGTAGCTCTTGCCGGTGGTCACGATGCCCAGCCGCGCGGCGGACGAATCGATCACCACGCGGTCGATGCCGTTGGCGCGCGCGAACGCCTGCGCCGCCTTCACCGCGTAGCGGTGCAGGCGCATCTCCTGGTCCATCGGCGGATCCGGCCAGCGGATGTTGAGCCCGCCCGGCGGCAGCTCGAAATCATCGGGAACGATGATCTGGCGCGCGAACGGATCCACGTCCACCGACGCCGAGGATTCCACCGTCTCGGCGATCGTCTTGAAGCCGATCCAGCGGCCGGTGTAGCGGCTCATCGCCCAGCCCACCAGGCCCATGTCGAGGATGTCCTGCACGCCGGCGGGGTTGAGGATCGGCATCAGCGCGCTGCTGAACTCGCCCTCGGAGCCGTGCGGCAGGGTGGACGAGCGGCAGGCATGGTCGTCCGCGGCCAGCGCCAGCACGCCGCCGTGCTTCGAGGTGCCGGCGGCGTTGGCGTGCTTGAACACGTCGCCGGAGCGGTCCACGCCCGGGCCCTTGCCGTACCACATGCCGAACACGCCCTCGACCTTGGCACCCGGGAACAGGTTGGTCTGCTGCGTGCCCCAGACCATGGTGGCGCCGAGATCCTCGTTGAGGCCCGGCTGGAAGCGCACCTGCGCGGATTCCAGGTGCTTGCGCGCGCGCCACAGCTCCAGGTCGAAACCGCCCAGCGGGCTGCCGCGGTAGCCGGAAATGAACCCGGCGGTGTCCAGCCCGGCGGCCTGGTCGCGCAGGCGCTGCATCATCGGCAGGCGAACCAGGGCCTGGACCCCGGACAGATAAATACGCCCACTGGTGCGGGTGTACTTGTCCTCGAGGCCGTAGTCGTGGTCGGTCACGCCGTGGGTCAGGCCCAGGTTGGCGGACGCGGGCGAGGAAAGTTCGGCGGTGCTGGTCATGGCGGGCCCTGGGGGCTGGCGGCGGCGCGGCCGCAGGCGGGGAACGCGTCGGGACGCGCGGGTTGGAGCGGCGCGGATTCTAGCAGTGGGGCCAAATCGTGATGCAGCGTTAACAGTTGCGGGCGGACAGTGCTCCTCCGGTGCCGTGGTCCGGCACAGCGGAGCCCCGGGGGCAGGCATGGCCAGTGGCCAGGCAGTCGACTACCGGCAGGACAGCGGCGCATGGGCGCGCCGGTTCAACCACGCCCTGGTCTCGCTCGCGCGCCAGGTCTGGACCGAGCAGTGCAGCCTCGACAATGCGCTGGCGCAGATCTGCGAGGCCGCCGCCGCCACCCTTGATGTCGCCCGCGTCAACGTCTGGCGCCTGCATGCCCGCCAGGGCGTGCTGCGCTGCGTGCACGCCTACGACCGCGTCACCGGGGTGCACAACCCGCCGGGTTACGACGAAGCCTTCGACGCCGACTCCGAGTACGGCGCGCAGCTCGACACGGCGCGGGTGATCGATGCCGCCGACGTGCTGCGCGACGCGACGCTGTCGGCGTCCAACGCCGTGCTCGGCGAGTACCTCACGCGCCACGGCGTCGTCTCCCTGCTCGACGCGCCCATCCGCAGCGAGGGCGAACTGCTTGGCGTCGTGTGCCACGAGCACGTCGGAAAACCGCGCACCTGGAGCACCGAGGACGAGGCGTTCGCGGCCAGCATCGGCGACTTCGTGGCGATGGCCTACGAGATCCAGCGCCGCCGCGACGCCGAGCGCCGCCTGCGCTACCTGGAGCTGCACGACGCGCAGACCAACCTCCCCAACCGCGACCACCTGCTCGAGGTCGCGCACAGCGCACTGCGCCCGGCGCACGGCGAGGAGGCCAGCGTGGCCGCGATCCACGTGCAGGTGGAGCACGATGGCGCCAGCCGGCAGGACGCGCTGGTGGCCGCGGCGATGGCGCTGCGCGGCGGCCTCGGCAATGACGCCACGCTGGCGCGGGTGCGCGATGACGGCTTCGCGCTGGTGCCGCGCCGGCCGCTGCGCGAGTCCGAGGCGCTCGACTTGGCCGGCCGCTGCGTGTCGCTGGTCGAAGAGGCGGCCGGTGCCGGCGGCACCCGCGCGGCGGCCGGCATCGCGTTCTCGCGCGACCTGGCGTCGCCCTCGGCGGACATCCTGTTGCGCAACGCCGAACTCGCCAGCCAGCGCGCGCGCGCGCTCGGCATGCTCAACCGTTGCGAAGTGTTCGACGCCGGCCGCCACGGCGAACTGGTGGTGCGCATGCGCCTGGAACGCGCGCTGCGCGATGCCTATGAGCAGGGCCACCTGGACCTGCACTACCAGCCGGTCGTGGACCTGGCGGACGGCCGCATCCGCGGCGCCGAAGCGCTGCTGCGCTGGCGCGACGAGCGCGGTGGCTGGCGCCCCTGCAGCGAGTTCATCGACGTCGCCGAGCGCTCGGGCCTGATCGTCCGGCTCGGGCGCTGGGTGCTGCTGGAAGCCTGCATGGCCGCGGCGGCGTGGCCGGGGGCCGACCTGCAGGTGGCGGTGAATGTCTCGGCCCGGCAGTTCGAGCAGCCCGGGCTGGTGACCAGCGTGGCGCAGGCGCTGCAGGTGTCGGGGCTGGCGGCGGTGCGGCTGACGCTGGAGCTGACCGAAACCGTATTGCTTCACGACGCCGACGTCGCCAGCGAGACCCTGGCCCGGCTGCGGGCGCTGGGGGTGCGGATCGCGCTCGACGACTTCGGCACGGGCTATTCCTCGCTGGCGCGGCTGAAGCGCCTTCCGATCGACTGCCTGAAGATCGATCGCAGCTTCGTGGCCGGCCTGCCGGACGACCGCCGCGACCAGGCGATCGTGTGCGCGATCGTCGGCATCGCCCGCGAAATCGGCCTGGACGTTGTGGCCGAGGGCGTGGAGAACCAGGCGCAGGTCACCGCGCTGCTGGGCTGCGGGTTGACGCGTGGCCAGGGCTACCATTTCGGGGCTGCGATGCCGGACCTGATCCTGCGCGGGCATCTCGGCGGCTGAGACGTCGCTGGTCGGCCGCCGGGGCAGCCGTTACCATGCGCGCGGGGACACGGGGACCCCGTCAGAGGTTGCTGGCCATGAAATGCACCATCGGACGCCTGTCGGTCGCCATGCTGCTCGCGCTGCTGCCGATCGCGGTTTCGGCGCAGACGCTGCCCAAGCCGAAGGAATTCTATTTCGAGGACGATGCGCAGGTGACGCGACCGCTGGTGCTGCATGCCGGCAACGACGACGCCACCGTGCAGAAGCTGCTCGATGTCCGCAGCCGCAGCCGTGGCCGTCGCGAGGCCGATCTCGCTACCGCGCAGCTGGCCCACCTGTCGTATGCCGCCGGCAACACCGAAACCGGCGCCGCGCTCTATGCCCAGGCATTGGCGGCTGCCGGCCCCAGCCGCACCCGGCCCGCCGTGCACTGGAACCATGGCTGGGACCTGTACCGCGCCGGTGACCCCGCCGCGGCGCTGGAGCAGTGGCGCATGGCCGGCATGGAGCGCATGAAGGGACCGTCGTGGCTGCCGCCGACCGTGGCGCTGGCGCTGTGGTCGCTGGATCGGCGCGAAGAGGCGGTGCGCTGGTATGCCGCCGCGGTGCGCACCGAGCCGGGGCTCTGGCAGTCGCCGGACCTGGCGCGGCTGCTGCCGGACTGGCGCGACGAAGACCGCGCGCTGCTGGCCGAAGTGGCCGCGGCATGGCGCGCGGCGCCGCCCGCCTGGCCGTGACCGGAGACCGTTCCCGCCGCGCGACGTAGAGTGGCGGTTTCGCTCCCGGTGCGCCGCATGCTTCGTCCATTGTTCGTCTCGCTTGTCGCTGTCGGCCTGGTGCTGCCGGCCACCGCCGCCGACCGCGTCACCGGCCAGGCCTTCGCCACGCGCAGCGAGGTGTACGCGCCGCACGCGATGGCCGCCACCTCGCACCCGCTGGCCACGCAGGTCGCCCTCGACGTGATGAAGGCCGGCGGCTCCGCGGTGGACGCGGCGATCGCCGCCAACGCCGCGCTGGGGCTCATGGAGCCGACCGGCAACGGCATCGGCGGCGACCTGTTCGCCATCGTCTGGGATCCGAAGACGCGCAAGCTGCACGGCTACAACGGCTCCGGACGCTCGCCGAAGGCGCTCACCTTCGCCGAGTTCGAGCGCCGCGGCCTGAAGGACATCCCCCCGCACGGACCGCTGCCGGTGACGGTGCCCGGCACGGTCGATGGCTGGTTCGCGCTGCATGGCCGCTTCGGCAAGCGCACGATGGCCGAGAACCTCGCGCCCGCGATCCGCTACGCACGCGAAGGCCACCCGGTGCACGAGGTGATCGCGTACTACTGGGACCGCTCGGTGCCACGGCTGTCGAAGTGGCCGGGCTTCAGCGAACAGTTCACCGTCGCGGGTGCACCGGGCGAAGGC
This Luteimonas sp. MC1572 DNA region includes the following protein-coding sequences:
- a CDS encoding tetratricopeptide repeat protein, translating into MKCTIGRLSVAMLLALLPIAVSAQTLPKPKEFYFEDDAQVTRPLVLHAGNDDATVQKLLDVRSRSRGRREADLATAQLAHLSYAAGNTETGAALYAQALAAAGPSRTRPAVHWNHGWDLYRAGDPAAALEQWRMAGMERMKGPSWLPPTVALALWSLDRREEAVRWYAAAVRTEPGLWQSPDLARLLPDWRDEDRALLAEVAAAWRAAPPAWP
- a CDS encoding GGDEF and EAL domain-containing protein encodes the protein MASGQAVDYRQDSGAWARRFNHALVSLARQVWTEQCSLDNALAQICEAAAATLDVARVNVWRLHARQGVLRCVHAYDRVTGVHNPPGYDEAFDADSEYGAQLDTARVIDAADVLRDATLSASNAVLGEYLTRHGVVSLLDAPIRSEGELLGVVCHEHVGKPRTWSTEDEAFAASIGDFVAMAYEIQRRRDAERRLRYLELHDAQTNLPNRDHLLEVAHSALRPAHGEEASVAAIHVQVEHDGASRQDALVAAAMALRGGLGNDATLARVRDDGFALVPRRPLRESEALDLAGRCVSLVEEAAGAGGTRAAAGIAFSRDLASPSADILLRNAELASQRARALGMLNRCEVFDAGRHGELVVRMRLERALRDAYEQGHLDLHYQPVVDLADGRIRGAEALLRWRDERGGWRPCSEFIDVAERSGLIVRLGRWVLLEACMAAAAWPGADLQVAVNVSARQFEQPGLVTSVAQALQVSGLAAVRLTLELTETVLLHDADVASETLARLRALGVRIALDDFGTGYSSLARLKRLPIDCLKIDRSFVAGLPDDRRDQAIVCAIVGIAREIGLDVVAEGVENQAQVTALLGCGLTRGQGYHFGAAMPDLILRGHLGG
- a CDS encoding indolepyruvate ferredoxin oxidoreductase family protein, whose amino-acid sequence is MTSTAELSSPASANLGLTHGVTDHDYGLEDKYTRTSGRIYLSGVQALVRLPMMQRLRDQAAGLDTAGFISGYRGSPLGGFDLELWRARKHLESAQVRFQPGLNEDLGATMVWGTQQTNLFPGAKVEGVFGMWYGKGPGVDRSGDVFKHANAAGTSKHGGVLALAADDHACRSSTLPHGSEGEFSSALMPILNPAGVQDILDMGLVGWAMSRYTGRWIGFKTIAETVESSASVDVDPFARQIIVPDDFELPPGGLNIRWPDPPMDQEMRLHRYAVKAAQAFARANGIDRVVIDSSAARLGIVTTGKSYLDVLQALEYLGLDARACAELGIRVYKVGMTWPLEPVGIRAFARGLEDILVVEEKHAFIESQMKELFYNFDFGLDGGRRPSIVGKYDEAGEWILPSTGELTPATIAAVIARRIQRFHDSEHMRDVLRWMEEKEGALALPRAQFPRVPHYCSGCPHNSSTVVPEGSRAMAGIGCHYMVTWMDRSTDTFTHMGGEGVTWSGQAPFTETPHVFQNLGDGTYFHSGTLAIRQSIATGVNITYKILYNDAVAMTGGQPVDGTLSVPQIAHQVKSEGVEVIALLSDEIEKWSDPSIFPAGVTFHDRRELDAVQKRLREVKGTSVLIFDQTCATEKRRRRKRGKLVDPQKRVFVNTLVCEGCGDCGKKSFCVSVLPKETEFGRKREIDQSNCNKDYSCVEGFCPSFVTVLGGKPRKGRKVNAAELLANLPAPVFASDLAQPWNILITGVGGTGVVTIGALIGMAGHLEGRGSTVLDQTGLAQKGGAVTTHIRIAQAPDNIHASRIAAGEADLVLGCDMVVVNDYWALSKIRAGRSQVVLNSHEAMPGSFTTRPDMQFPAADIASAVRQALGSDADEGAAAADAALHMVDATQLANALMGDAIASNLFMLGYAWQRGLVPLSFESLMRAVELNGAAVEMNRTAFAWGRLAAVNPDAVYDAAGVVRNARTTAEATPHVLDALPPGDWEGNEWGATSAPKPARQEDDLRHLPSGADQVAYLPLDDARLSRSLDELVARRSAFLTGYQNAKYARRYTDFVARVRAAEQARAPGATDLGEAVARYFFKLMAYKDEYEVARLYTSGEFKRRLEQQFEGDYKLQFHLAPPLLAKRNENGELQKQAFGPWMLTAFGVLARLRGLRGTALDVFGYTDERRMERALIDDYVRTVGGLLDGLDSGNIALAAEIASIPEHIRGYGHVKHAHLEKAKAREAELLREWANPLRIVQAA